One Pseudomonas muyukensis DNA segment encodes these proteins:
- a CDS encoding pilus assembly protein PilP — protein MSGWRWGDWQAWVCRSPALGIVVILLSLLAVLVTGYFVRLREPGLAYGAAVAQVVGMQQALQARAAQLAELGAERRALEEAEQHVRTERWRLSAGEGMSEWLETLALSGHEHGLLFERLDVLDERHEPGYRLIPLEIRVRGRYPAVRAWLEQGHRQLRLLNVARLRLTRADERSGLVVGQLLINAYHAGEALPVPAGLAHEPARPAPAVTAFDPFRAWSSARLGLGLGRIPLEQLEMVGTLARGGRHQALLRSGGHVYRVGEGEALGRDEGTVVAIAADQVTVRERIYIGDTWQERHRYLLLGARMTEEVGDETGAMAGRVAVHADGDARRLGDRR, from the coding sequence ATGAGTGGCTGGCGCTGGGGCGACTGGCAGGCGTGGGTCTGCCGATCCCCGGCACTCGGCATCGTGGTGATCTTGTTGAGCCTATTGGCGGTGCTGGTCACGGGGTACTTCGTGCGTCTGCGCGAGCCGGGGCTGGCGTATGGCGCGGCTGTCGCGCAGGTGGTTGGCATGCAGCAAGCGTTGCAGGCGCGTGCAGCGCAGCTCGCCGAGCTGGGCGCCGAGCGTCGGGCACTCGAGGAAGCCGAACAGCATGTGCGCACGGAGCGTTGGCGACTCTCCGCAGGGGAGGGCATGAGCGAATGGCTCGAAACCTTGGCGCTATCCGGCCATGAGCATGGCCTGTTGTTCGAGCGTCTCGATGTGCTCGATGAGCGCCACGAACCCGGTTATCGGCTGATTCCCCTGGAAATTCGAGTGAGAGGGCGCTATCCGGCCGTGCGTGCGTGGCTGGAGCAAGGGCATCGGCAGTTACGCTTGTTGAATGTGGCGCGGCTGCGCCTGACCCGGGCGGATGAGCGTTCGGGCCTGGTCGTGGGACAGTTGCTGATCAACGCCTATCACGCCGGCGAAGCGTTGCCGGTGCCGGCCGGGCTGGCGCACGAGCCTGCTCGGCCGGCACCGGCCGTGACGGCATTCGATCCATTCCGGGCCTGGTCATCGGCCCGGCTCGGCCTTGGGCTTGGCCGTATCCCGCTGGAGCAGCTGGAAATGGTCGGCACGCTGGCGCGTGGCGGGCGTCATCAGGCGCTGTTGCGCTCGGGTGGCCACGTGTATCGGGTCGGGGAGGGCGAGGCGCTGGGGCGTGACGAAGGGACAGTGGTGGCGATTGCGGCGGACCAGGTAACCGTGCGCGAGCGGATCTATATCGGGGATACCTGGCAGGAACGCCATCGGTATCTGCTGCTTGGGGCACGCATGACAGAGGAGGTCGGGGATGAAACAGGGGCGATGGCTGGGCGGGTTGCTGTTCATGCTGATGGGGATGCGCGGCGCCTTGGCGACAGAAGGTGA
- a CDS encoding type IV pilus secretin PilQ — MLMGMRGALATEGEPLSLNFQDVEVRAVLQIMADYVGVNLVASDTVQGRITLRLEQVPWQQALDLVLRSRGLGHRQEGNVLLVAPLAELAERSTGVRQEQALQAQLAPLQRALIPVFHAKAAELAELLMASLADDGILAGRGAVSVDARTNTLVVAQPARQLAELRKLVAQLDVPVRQVMIEARIVEASVDYEKTLGVRWGGPLYGQDSRLGSELFVDLGVERATSGLGLGLLRSDILLDLELSAMEKSGNGEIISQPKVVTADKETARILKGTEVPYQETTRSGATSISFREASLSLEVTPQITPDGKVVMAVRVTKDEPDFINALNNVPPIRKNEVNAKVRVADGETIVIGGVYSTSHNKVVDKVPFFGDLPYVGRLFRRDALQEKKSELLVFLTPRIMSDQAIAVSR, encoded by the coding sequence ATGCTGATGGGGATGCGCGGCGCCTTGGCGACAGAAGGTGAGCCGCTGTCGCTGAACTTCCAGGACGTCGAAGTTCGCGCGGTCCTGCAGATCATGGCGGATTATGTGGGTGTCAACCTGGTGGCCAGCGACACCGTGCAAGGGCGGATCACCTTGCGTCTGGAGCAGGTGCCTTGGCAGCAGGCCCTTGACCTGGTGCTGCGCAGTCGGGGCCTTGGTCATCGTCAGGAGGGTAACGTGCTGCTGGTCGCGCCCTTGGCGGAACTGGCCGAGCGGTCTACGGGCGTTCGCCAGGAGCAGGCCCTGCAAGCGCAGTTGGCGCCGCTGCAACGTGCATTGATCCCGGTGTTCCATGCCAAGGCGGCGGAGCTGGCCGAGCTGCTGATGGCCAGCCTGGCCGACGACGGCATCCTCGCCGGGCGTGGCGCCGTCAGTGTGGATGCGCGTACCAATACCTTGGTGGTCGCCCAGCCTGCGCGGCAGTTGGCGGAGTTGCGCAAGCTGGTGGCGCAGCTGGACGTGCCGGTGCGCCAGGTGATGATCGAGGCGCGGATCGTCGAGGCCAGCGTCGATTATGAAAAGACCCTCGGCGTCCGTTGGGGCGGGCCGCTGTATGGCCAGGACAGCCGCCTGGGCAGCGAGCTGTTCGTCGACCTTGGTGTCGAGCGCGCCACCTCGGGCCTGGGGCTCGGCCTGCTGCGCAGCGACATTCTGCTCGACCTGGAGCTCAGTGCCATGGAAAAGAGCGGCAACGGCGAGATCATCTCCCAGCCCAAGGTGGTCACCGCCGACAAGGAAACCGCGCGGATCCTCAAGGGTACCGAGGTGCCCTACCAGGAAACCACCAGAAGCGGCGCCACCTCCATTTCCTTTCGCGAGGCCTCGCTGTCGCTGGAGGTGACCCCGCAGATCACCCCCGACGGCAAGGTGGTGATGGCGGTACGGGTGACCAAGGACGAGCCGGACTTCATCAATGCCCTGAACAACGTGCCGCCGATTCGCAAGAACGAGGTCAATGCCAAGGTGCGCGTGGCCGATGGCGAAACCATTGTGATTGGTGGCGTGTACTCGACGTCGCATAACAAAGTGGTCGACAAGGTGCCATTTTTCGGCGATCTGCCGTATGTTGGACGGCTGTTTCGACGCGATGCATTACAAGAGAAAAAATCCGAGCTGCTGGTCTTCCTGACTCCGCGTATCATGAGTGACCAGGCGATTGCTGTGAGTCGTTGA
- the aroK gene encoding shikimate kinase AroK, giving the protein MRNLILVGPMGAGKSTIGRLLAKELRLLFKDSDKEIELRTGANIPWIFDKEGEPGFRDREQAMIAELCALDGVVLATGGGAVMRDANRAALFAGGRVIYLHASVEQQVGRTARDRNRPLLRTANPEATLRALLETRDPLYREIADLVVETDERPPRMVVLDILERLQKLPPR; this is encoded by the coding sequence GTGCGAAATTTGATACTTGTGGGGCCCATGGGCGCTGGGAAAAGCACCATCGGACGCCTGTTGGCCAAAGAGCTGCGCCTGCTGTTCAAGGATTCCGACAAGGAAATCGAACTGCGAACCGGCGCCAACATCCCGTGGATCTTCGACAAGGAAGGCGAACCGGGCTTTCGTGATCGCGAGCAAGCGATGATCGCCGAGCTCTGCGCCCTCGACGGCGTGGTGCTGGCCACCGGTGGCGGCGCGGTGATGCGCGATGCCAACCGCGCCGCGCTGTTTGCCGGCGGGCGGGTGATCTACCTGCACGCCTCGGTCGAGCAGCAGGTCGGGCGCACTGCGCGGGATCGCAACCGGCCGCTGCTGCGCACCGCCAACCCGGAGGCCACCCTGCGTGCCCTGCTGGAGACCCGGGACCCGCTCTACCGCGAGATCGCCGACCTGGTGGTAGAAACCGACGAACGGCCACCGCGCATGGTGGTGCTGGACATTCTCGAGCGCTTGCAGAAGTTGCCGCCCCGCTGA